A region of Thermococcus piezophilus DNA encodes the following proteins:
- a CDS encoding DUF257 family protein — MDLLRSFLNIPQRIAIYFINPSLISERARAQLWELSIRIVPVECSRGLLIRIKKSINPEEQGAEILVPPDYVTETASHQGS, encoded by the coding sequence ATGGATCTGCTTAGATCCTTCCTCAACATCCCACAAAGAATTGCGATTTACTTCATCAACCCCAGTCTAATCAGCGAGCGTGCTAGGGCTCAGCTATGGGAGCTATCCATAAGGATTGTCCCGGTGGAGTGTTCCAGGGGCTTACTGATAAGAATCAAGAAGAGCATAAATCCAGAAGAACAGGGAGCCGAGATACTTGTGCCCCCGGACTACGTTACCGAGACAGCATCTCATCAAGGTTCTTAA